One Mercenaria mercenaria strain notata unplaced genomic scaffold, MADL_Memer_1 contig_1784, whole genome shotgun sequence genomic region harbors:
- the LOC128551871 gene encoding putative uncharacterized protein DDB_G0282133, whose translation MSRENHDYDQANVSTDNTVNINSDSNYAHTYFVLEQHVNESYTDNTTYDTSGNANKTTTEQDNVYNRLETDNNKTYDHVHTKIRNGVLKFDDTYDTTHKAAMKLKARPGKDSDAFGETDEDACNHITSKQVTNTKTENEYGVPNTLENAYGDVIANNKNNTHDEGDTYSHINKKPQNKEKQGNSFSKSKQIHDSKMSEGNQDADYDVTDRDGKLLTADNDYSTIGTVH comes from the coding sequence ATGTCACGTGAAAACCATGATTACGACCAAGCAAACGTTAGTACTGACAACACTGTTAACATCAATAGTGACAGCAACTATGCCCACACTTATTTTGTGCTAGAACAACATGTAAACGAATCTTATACTGATAATACAACTTACGACACTTCTGGCAATGCTAACAAGACTACAACAGAACAAGACAATGTCTATAATAGGCTGGAAACAGACAATAATAAAACGTATGATCATGTACACACTAAGATAAGAAATGGAGTACTCAAGTTTGACGACACATATGACACTACGCACAAGGCAGCTATGAAATTGAAGGCCAGACCTGGTAAAGATTCAGATGCATTTGGTGAGACAGATGAAGATGCGTGTAATCATATAACAAGCAAACAAGTTACAAACACcaaaacagaaaatgaatatGGTGTACCAAACACTCTTGAAAACGCATATGGAGATGTTATTGCTAACAATAAGAACAATACGCATGATGAAGGAGACACCTACAGTCACATCAACAAAAAACCACAGAACAAAGAAAAACAAGGCAACTCGTTTAGCAAATCGAAACAAATTCATGATTCAAAAATGTCCGAGGGAAACCAAGACGCAGACTACGATGTAACCGACAGAGATGGCAAACTGTTAACTGCTGATAACGATTACTCAACAATTGGAACAGTTCATTAG